A window of Companilactobacillus allii genomic DNA:
GATAGTACTTTTTTGCTGGTAAAGGAAAATGAATTTTATCAATACTTTAAATCAGCAAGAAATTATAGTATTTTATTACCGGTTGTAGCAATCGTTGTAGTGAATTTCTTATTGTCACCATTTGCATTTACTGGTGCAGGTTTGAGTATATTAGATATTTGCCTTATTGCACTAGGATCAGTATTTTTCAAATGGATCTTTCTAAATTTGGAAATGTTTAATATTTATGGGAAAAATAAAATATCGGGAATAAATTTAAAATTAATTATTAATATAATTCTATTAATTTCATTGGTATTTTCTGTATACTTATTTAGTTCGGTTACTTTGATAATAGGAATTATTGGATTTATATATACAGAAACTCAGAATAAGAGTATTTGTAATTCTGGACAACTACAATGGCAACAATCTATATCTAACGAAAACCAAAGAATGTTCAGAGTAAAAAGATTTTATAATTTATTCACTGATGTTCCAGGTGTTAACAGTAAAATTAAGCGTCGTAAGTGGTTAGACTTTGTATTCAATGGTATTAAACCAAGCCATAAGAATACATATTTGTACTTATTTGCACGTGGATTTGTTAGAAACAATGAATATATCGGTTTGTTTTTACGATTGACAATAATTCAAGCAATAATGCTGGCTTTAATTGATAATTTTTACATTTCATTAATTGTAGAAATGTTGTTTATTTATCTAGTTGGTTTCCAATTGAAGCCATATTTCAAAGATGTGATGCTAAATATGATGCAAAGATTGTATCCAGTATCAGGTAAGGATAAAATCAACAGTTTTACTAAATTGAGTTCATTTGTGCTGTGTATCCAATGGATCGTCAGTGCAATTGCTTTGATGTACAAGTTTGGATTGAGTATGAATAGCTTGATTATTATTGTTGCGGGATTAGCTGTACTGGTATTTGTCAGTTACTTCTATATTCCAAGACAACTTAAAAAATATATAAACGGAGTGTACTAGATTTTATGAGACTTAGAAACAAACCTTGGGCTAAAGATATGATTAATGATAATTTGGATTTAATTTCAGTTCAGCCTGAGAATATGCCGGGAAAATGGCAAGATAGATTTGAAAAACAACAACCACTATTTCTTGAACTTGGTTCAGGAAAAGGTGGTTTTATTACTGAATTAGCTAAGAATAATCCACAGAATAATTATATAGCGATGGAAGTACAAGAAGGTGCGATTGCATTGTTACTAAAAAAGCAAGTTGAAAATAAGCTTTCCAACTTGCAACTATTATTGGCTAATGGTGCTAATTTGACTGACATGTTTGCTGAGGGTGAAGTCAGTGGCATGTATCTTAACTTTTCTGATCCATGGCCAAAGACACGTCACGAAAAGCGTCGATTGACTTATAAGTCATTTTTGGAACAATATAAATATGTATTAGAAAAGGATGGATATATTCAGTTCAAAACCGATAATCAAGGATTATTTGAATATTCATTGATTAGTATGAATAACTTCGGGATGAACTTTGAGGATATATCTTTGGATCTACATAATAACGAGAAGTTAAATGAGGATAATATTCCAACTGAATACGAAGAAAAGTTCTCAAAAAAAGGCTTCAGGATAAATTACCTGAAAGCCAGTTTTAAATAAGTATATTTTAATTATTGAACTTTTTTGATATTTAGTAGTTCACCTGTTACGGCATCAGCAATGAAGTGGTATTGAGCAACATCGAAATCATCCATTGTTGTAACTCCACCAACTATGCCCCAAGAAGCTTGACCATTGACATTAACGCGTTGGTAGAAGGGTTCAACCCATGAGCCTATAACTTTACTGTCTTCGCCAAGAACAGACTTAACTTTATTAATGATCTTTTCACTATCTAGGTGATGCTTTACTAAAATTGTAGCGCTAGCTCCTGCAACAAGTGCTGTACATGCAACAAGTACTGAACCGATACCTTTTTTACTCATAATAAAATCACTCCTTGATGTTTGTTTTAATCATATATTACCACTATTATATATTAATTCCCTAGCTAAGAACATTTAAATTGACCCTTTGAGCAAGAAAAAGTATCTTAATAAGGAGAGGTGTAGTAAATTATGAAAAATTTTGAAGATTATAATATAGAAGATTGGCACCAAGTTACTAAAGAAGGTAAATATATTTTATTCTTTCACGCTGATTGGTGTCCAGATTGCAAGTTTATTGAACCTAAATTACCTGAACTAGTTGCTGAATATCCAGACTTTGAATGGATTAGTTTTAACCGTGATAATAATATGGATATTGCACAAGAATTAGGCATTATGGGAATTCCTAGTTTTGTTATCATTGAAAATGGAAAAGAAATTGGTAGACTAGTAAATAAAGATCGTAAAACTAAAGAAGAAGTTGAGACCTTTATTAACGGTGTAGTTAACAAATAAATTTTAGTGAGGAAATAATGCTATTAAGTTTTTATAATCCAGATGTCCTAGGCGACATTTTAATCGTTGAAGTAGTAGATGATACAAACGTTACACAAGCAGTAGCAAAAAAAGGCAATACTGTGAGAATTTATAATGATGAAACTAATGAAACTATTGGTTTCAATTTTTTTGGCCTAGGTAAAGATCTTGAATTGAACACTAAGGGACAAGTATTCCTTAATGATGATCAAGTTTCATTACTTAACAAAAAACTTTCTGCAGATGGTTTCTCTGACACATTGGAAGTTGATAATAAACCAAAGTTTGTTATTGGACATGTTGATGAAATCAAAGAACATCCAGATTCAGATCATTTACATATTACACAAACAAGCGTTGGCTTAGATAAGCCAGTTCAAATTGTTTGTGGTGCAGCAAATATTGACCAAGGACAATTAGTCGTAGTAGCATTACCAGGTGCAGTTATGCCCACAGGTAGTGAAATTTGGCCAGGTCAATTACGTGGTGTAGATAGTTATGGAATGATTTGTTCTGCAAAGGAATTAGGTATTCCTAATGCACCTAAGAAGCGTGGTATATTAGTACTTGATGACGGTGTAGCTGGACAGGCATTTGATTTTGAAAAAGCAGAAAAAATGTTCAATTAGGAGTAATCATGAAAGAAAATACAGACTATTATTTCGTTGGTATTAAAGGAACAGGAATGAGTGCGTTAGCACTTATCTTAAAAGATTTAGGATATGAGGTTCAAGGTTCTGATATTGATAAATATACATTTACTCAAAGAGGCCTAGAACAAGCAGGTATCAAAATTTTACCTTTTGCGGAAGAAAATATTCACGAAGGTCTAACAATTATCAAGGGTAATGCGTTTGATGATGATCAAGTTGAAATAAAAAAGGCCAAAGATTTACATCTACCAGTCGTTACTTATCCACAAATGGTTGGTAAGTTGGTTTCTGAATATACTTCAATCGGTATTGCTGGTTCACACGGTAAAACAAGTACAACTGGTTTGTTAGCACATACTTTAAGTGGTATTGCCAAGACATCTTACCTAATTGGGGATGGTACTGGTAAAGGAGTTAAGGATGCTAAGTTCTTTGTTTTTGAAGCTGATGAATATCGTCGTCACTTCTTAGACTACTCACCAGATTATTTGATAATTACAAATATTGATTTTGATCACCCAGATTACTTCTTTGGTGGTATCAATGATGTAGTTGATGCTTTTGAGTCAGAATCACGTAAGACCAAAAAAGGTATTTTCATTTGGGGAGAAGACACACACGCTAAGTCTATCAAAGCTGATGTTCCAATTTATTATTATGGATTGAACGAATCAGATGATATTCGTGCAACAAACATAAATAGAACTGTTAAAGGCTCATCGTTTGATGTCTCCATTAAAGGTGAAAATATCGGTAATTTTGAAATTCCTTTGTATGGTGAACATAACGTTCTTAACTCATTAGCTGTTATTGGTGTTGGTCATATGGAGAACCTTGACCATGCATTGATCAATAAGGAATTGCAAACATTTAGTGGTGTTAAGAGACGTTTCAGTGAAAAGAAAGTTGCTGACATGGTTATCATTGATGATTATGCGCACCATCCACAAGAAATTAAAGCAACAATTGATGCTGCTAGACAAAAGTATCCTGACCGCGAAGTAATAGCTGTATTCCAACCTCATACATACACTAGAACTCTTGCCTTAATGGACGATTTTGCTAAGTCATTGGACCTTGCTGATGAAGTCTATTTGACAAGTATCTTTGGTTCAATCCGTGAGAAACATGGAGATATTACAAGTAAAGATCTAGGTGATAAGATCCATAAAGGTGGAGACGTTCTTAAACTTGAAGATATGTCACCATTATTGGATTATCATAATGCTGTTATTATTTTCATGGGTGCAGGGGATGTTCAAAAGTATGAAACTGCATATGAACAAGTTTTGAGTAATTTGAATCCTAATCAACAATAATTATTAAGTCAATATTTAAATTTCAGTAAACTGTAACGGAGATATCGTTGTTTTTGGCGATATCTCTTTTTATTTTGAAGAAGTGAGGAAGAAAACGTGGAAGAAGTAGTACCTACGCGTGTTAAATTATCTATTGCTGCAGTCGGACTTTTATCGTTCATCAGTATTTTGGTTGAGACATCAATGAATGTTACTTTTCCAACCTTAACAAAGGACCTAAATGTCACCTTGGGGACTGTTCAATGGCTAACAACAGGCTATTTATTATTAACAACAATTATTATGAGTACCACGGCATATATTTTGAAAAGGTTCGATCCTTTAAAAATATTCTGTGTCGCTATTTCGTTTTGTTTTGTGGGATCAATTGTATGTATGACTGCCCCATCATTTCCAATATTACTAACTGGCCGTTTATTGCAGGCTGTATCAGCTGGGTTATCAATACCTCTAATGTTCAGTGTTATTTTTGATGAGGTACCTAGCAGTAAGATTGGTATTTATACTGGGTTTGCTAGTATTATTGTTTCACTGGCTCCCGCACTAGGGCCTACTTATGGTGGTATTGTCAGTGGAGTGTGGTCTTGGAGAGCTATATTTATTGGGATTGCTCCATTAATTATTCTTGTTGCAATCTTAGGAGTATTGACGATTCGTGGTACTGCTAAAGGCGTAAAGGGAATCGCATTTGATTACCTAAGTG
This region includes:
- a CDS encoding ABC transporter permease translates to MNELWKNRLRRHQLDQLKYLRLIFNDNFVLAFIVLIGALGFWYSNLLGTINGELVFGKPIVILLVLLITQVGKIATLLEDPDSTFLLVKENEFYQYFKSARNYSILLPVVAIVVVNFLLSPFAFTGAGLSILDICLIALGSVFFKWIFLNLEMFNIYGKNKISGINLKLIINIILLISLVFSVYLFSSVTLIIGIIGFIYTETQNKSICNSGQLQWQQSISNENQRMFRVKRFYNLFTDVPGVNSKIKRRKWLDFVFNGIKPSHKNTYLYLFARGFVRNNEYIGLFLRLTIIQAIMLALIDNFYISLIVEMLFIYLVGFQLKPYFKDVMLNMMQRLYPVSGKDKINSFTKLSSFVLCIQWIVSAIALMYKFGLSMNSLIIIVAGLAVLVFVSYFYIPRQLKKYINGVY
- the trmB gene encoding tRNA (guanosine(46)-N7)-methyltransferase TrmB is translated as MRLRNKPWAKDMINDNLDLISVQPENMPGKWQDRFEKQQPLFLELGSGKGGFITELAKNNPQNNYIAMEVQEGAIALLLKKQVENKLSNLQLLLANGANLTDMFAEGEVSGMYLNFSDPWPKTRHEKRRLTYKSFLEQYKYVLEKDGYIQFKTDNQGLFEYSLISMNNFGMNFEDISLDLHNNEKLNEDNIPTEYEEKFSKKGFRINYLKASFK
- a CDS encoding thioredoxin family protein, whose translation is MKNFEDYNIEDWHQVTKEGKYILFFHADWCPDCKFIEPKLPELVAEYPDFEWISFNRDNNMDIAQELGIMGIPSFVIIENGKEIGRLVNKDRKTKEEVETFINGVVNK
- the ytpR gene encoding YtpR family tRNA-binding protein, which translates into the protein MLLSFYNPDVLGDILIVEVVDDTNVTQAVAKKGNTVRIYNDETNETIGFNFFGLGKDLELNTKGQVFLNDDQVSLLNKKLSADGFSDTLEVDNKPKFVIGHVDEIKEHPDSDHLHITQTSVGLDKPVQIVCGAANIDQGQLVVVALPGAVMPTGSEIWPGQLRGVDSYGMICSAKELGIPNAPKKRGILVLDDGVAGQAFDFEKAEKMFN
- the murC gene encoding UDP-N-acetylmuramate--L-alanine ligase, with amino-acid sequence MKENTDYYFVGIKGTGMSALALILKDLGYEVQGSDIDKYTFTQRGLEQAGIKILPFAEENIHEGLTIIKGNAFDDDQVEIKKAKDLHLPVVTYPQMVGKLVSEYTSIGIAGSHGKTSTTGLLAHTLSGIAKTSYLIGDGTGKGVKDAKFFVFEADEYRRHFLDYSPDYLIITNIDFDHPDYFFGGINDVVDAFESESRKTKKGIFIWGEDTHAKSIKADVPIYYYGLNESDDIRATNINRTVKGSSFDVSIKGENIGNFEIPLYGEHNVLNSLAVIGVGHMENLDHALINKELQTFSGVKRRFSEKKVADMVIIDDYAHHPQEIKATIDAARQKYPDREVIAVFQPHTYTRTLALMDDFAKSLDLADEVYLTSIFGSIREKHGDITSKDLGDKIHKGGDVLKLEDMSPLLDYHNAVIIFMGAGDVQKYETAYEQVLSNLNPNQQ